CTCTCCGACTGAAAAAGCTCCCCGCCGGACGGCGGCACCTTCGTGCCCTGTCCGGCGGGGAGCTTTTTTCATTCCTGGGGAAGAGCCGTTTTTTCGGATTTTGCCCCCGGGACGCGATCGCGCAGCCATTGTTCGAGCGCGGCGTCTTCGCTTTTCATGACCTCGACGAGCATTTGCCCGAGGGCGCTGATGAACTTGGCGGGACGGGCGCTGCGCGGCGTGACGAGCTCGACGGTAAGCCGGTTTTTGTCCCGGAGCGGGAAGACGCGCAGGCGTCCTTCCGATTTTTCGCGGCGTTTTTGTTCCTTCAGGCGGTGCAGCTGGCCACGGGAGCAGATGGTCGCGCAGCCGCACTGTCGGCAGAGGTCGAGCATGATGTCGAAGTTGCTCACCTCGACGTGCAGATTCGGCTTGAGGCCGCTTTTCTGCCAGAGCTCGCGCACGAGCAGCGTCGTCGTGCTCATGTCGTTGCCCTGAACGAAGGGAACGTCGGCGAACGGCGCCAGGTCGGCGCGGCGGCGGAGTCCCGCCGCCGCGGACCCGTCGTGATCGGGAAAAATGCGTCGAAGCTGCGGTTCGGGAACGACGAGGTAGAGCGATTCTTCGGCGATCGGCGCGAACCGGAACAGCGGGCTGTGTTCGGCGCCGACGCCGACGAACAGGTCGAGCTTGCCCTCGACCGTCATCCTCTGCAGGTCGCGGGTGTCGCGAAGCGTGATCTTCACGTCGACGCGGGGAAAACGGCGCTGGAATTCGGGCATGATCCGGGGAATGAAGATGCGCCCGCGCGTAAGGGGAATGCCGAGGCGGACGGTGCCGCGCATGCCCGCGCTGACGTCTTCCATCTCGAGCGCCATGTTCTCTTCCAGCTGAGCGATCCGGCTCAGGTAATCCAAGAGCGTCTGGCCTTCGCGCGTCAGCTCGAGCCGGGGACGGCGATGGAAAAGTTTCACGCCGTGCCGCTCTTCGAGCCGCCGGATGTGGTCGCTCAGGCACTGCGGCGTGACGAAGGCCCTTTTGGCGGCGCGGGAAAAATTCAGCTCCTGAGCCGCCAGCAAAAACATTTCCTGTCCTGTGGTCATGACCTTTCTTCCTTTCCCGCGGATGTTCCACGTGGAACATCCGCTTTCGGTTAACGTGCGGCGGAGCTTTGCTCGGCACGCTCCGCGCGTTTTTTTACGATGCTACCAGAACGGTCGGATGATGGCAAGTTTTTACTTGTGATAAACAGTGTTAAATATTGTTTTTCTTTTAAAGAAGATCGTTCTATAATCGAAACAAACGGAGCAGGCGCCTTCGCGCGTTTGCGAAACAAAAAGGGGGAGCGCAGATGGGACAGTGGAAAGGACGCGACGCGGACAATCCTCAGGAAGCCTATTGGGTGGGGCTGATGAATTCCTGCGGCTATCGCGTCAAGGATCTGCACAAGCCGGTGATCGGCATCGTCAATTCGTACACTGACGTCAACCCGGGGCATCGGCCGCTGAAAGAGCTTGCGAATTTCGTCAAAGAAGGCATCTGGGCCGCGGGCGGCGTCCCCGCCGAGTTCAACGTGCCGGCGCCCTGTGACGGCATGGCTCAGGGGGAGGGCATGCACTACATCCTGCCGCAGCGCGATCTGATCGCCGGCAGCGCCGAGGCGATGGTGAACGCCCACGGCTTCGACGGCCTCGTTTTCATGTGCAGCTGCGACAAGATCGTGCCCGGCATGCTCATGGCCGCCGCCTCGCTGAACAAGCCCACGCTGTTTCTGACCTGCGGCAGCATGATGCCGTGGGAGACGCAGGAGCGCGCCTTCGTCACCCCCGACCTGAAGGAGTCCATCGGCGAACGCGCCGTCGGGGCGATCAGCGAGGAAACGTTCACCGAGTACCGCGAGAAGATCTGCCATTCCTGCGGCACGTGCAGCATGTACGGCACGGCCAACACCATGGGCGTCTTCGCCGAAGCGATCGGCGTCTGCCCGATCGACAGCACCACGATGCTGTTCTGCTCGTCGGGCAAGTACAAACAGGCCCGCGACGTGGGGGAGCGCATCGTCGAACTGACCCG
The window above is part of the Pyramidobacter piscolens W5455 genome. Proteins encoded here:
- a CDS encoding LysR family transcriptional regulator, whose protein sequence is MTTGQEMFLLAAQELNFSRAAKRAFVTPQCLSDHIRRLEERHGVKLFHRRPRLELTREGQTLLDYLSRIAQLEENMALEMEDVSAGMRGTVRLGIPLTRGRIFIPRIMPEFQRRFPRVDVKITLRDTRDLQRMTVEGKLDLFVGVGAEHSPLFRFAPIAEESLYLVVPEPQLRRIFPDHDGSAAAGLRRRADLAPFADVPFVQGNDMSTTTLLVRELWQKSGLKPNLHVEVSNFDIMLDLCRQCGCATICSRGQLHRLKEQKRREKSEGRLRVFPLRDKNRLTVELVTPRSARPAKFISALGQMLVEVMKSEDAALEQWLRDRVPGAKSEKTALPQE